One region of Haloprofundus salilacus genomic DNA includes:
- a CDS encoding beta-class carbonic anhydrase, giving the protein MSNEPTRQGDHHYKRVNERIDGRDDWARRRRKGIPTNERLLVVACMDERIPVEEALGLELGDAQVFRNAGGKVTDDVIRSAALTTNFFDTEEIIVVNHTDCGMMSAPDEDVVAGLEAQAGGSLDGVSLDPSLLELNIGDADVADWVRMTDDIDEACAAQVALLEQHELVPDDVTVTGYVYEVESGELRRPGERLAEEISERRD; this is encoded by the coding sequence ATGTCAAACGAACCGACTCGACAGGGCGATCACCACTACAAACGCGTCAACGAACGCATCGACGGGCGCGACGACTGGGCGCGACGACGGAGGAAGGGAATCCCGACGAACGAGCGGCTTCTAGTCGTCGCCTGCATGGACGAACGCATTCCCGTCGAGGAGGCGCTGGGGCTCGAACTCGGCGACGCGCAGGTGTTCCGAAACGCCGGTGGAAAGGTCACCGATGACGTGATTCGGAGCGCCGCACTGACAACGAACTTCTTCGACACCGAGGAGATTATCGTCGTCAACCATACCGACTGCGGGATGATGAGCGCGCCCGACGAGGACGTCGTCGCCGGTCTCGAAGCGCAGGCGGGTGGCTCGCTGGACGGCGTGAGCCTCGATCCGTCGCTTCTCGAACTGAACATCGGCGACGCCGACGTCGCCGATTGGGTGCGGATGACCGACGACATCGACGAGGCGTGCGCGGCGCAGGTCGCGCTCCTCGAGCAACACGAACTCGTCCCCGACGACGTCACAGTTACCGGCTACGTCTACGAGGTGGAGTCCGGGGAGCTCCGGCGGCCCGGCGAGCGTCTCGCCGAAGAGATCAGCGAACGACGGGACTGA
- a CDS encoding NADH:flavin oxidoreductase — protein MPRLEDPLNIGDFTVPNRLYRAPLLECAGNGDDAVETLVSDLEPTAASGAGLVCQGATVVRGEGGCAAPGMTRVHDPDFVADLSELTDAVHAHGSTIAIQLEHGGLRSMETWHAGYRAANPRLQQLAASRPPWPLRLLDRIGLLSYDAYVLTTDEVYELAADFGRSAAYAVGAGYDAVHLAGANMGIIQQFLSPFYNRRDDEFGDGVRFLELVHEEIRARAGDVPLMTKVPAETEAPPFVRTRLTSTDAVRICERLESVGFDALVPVNASVFWDMSIVRGEFPARAWRDDRYQKGYAEAFGGQVRAALVALGNRVESLAYDFEPVWNADLCRAVRECVDLPVLAEGGIRERREMDEMLGRDCDMVGMARPFYAEPELPARLLGASAETRVVCENCNNCAVPQATGESGVCRTPSVLQRAGELRREGAYERSDRSEAE, from the coding sequence ATGCCGCGGCTCGAAGACCCACTGAATATCGGCGATTTTACCGTCCCGAACCGCCTCTATCGAGCGCCGCTTTTAGAGTGCGCCGGCAACGGCGACGACGCCGTCGAGACGCTCGTCTCCGATCTCGAACCCACCGCCGCGTCGGGTGCGGGTCTCGTCTGCCAAGGCGCGACTGTCGTCCGCGGCGAGGGCGGGTGCGCCGCGCCGGGGATGACCCGCGTCCACGACCCCGATTTCGTCGCTGACCTCTCGGAGCTCACCGACGCGGTTCACGCCCACGGGAGTACCATCGCCATCCAACTGGAACACGGCGGCCTGCGGAGCATGGAGACGTGGCACGCAGGCTACCGCGCCGCCAACCCCCGATTGCAACAGCTCGCTGCCTCCCGTCCGCCGTGGCCGCTTCGACTGCTCGACCGGATCGGACTCCTGAGCTACGACGCGTACGTGCTGACGACCGACGAGGTGTACGAGTTGGCGGCCGACTTCGGCCGGTCAGCGGCGTACGCCGTCGGCGCCGGCTACGACGCGGTGCACCTCGCCGGCGCGAACATGGGCATCATCCAGCAGTTCCTCTCGCCGTTTTACAACCGGCGCGACGACGAGTTCGGCGACGGCGTGCGCTTTCTCGAACTCGTCCACGAGGAAATTCGGGCGAGAGCGGGCGACGTGCCGCTGATGACGAAGGTGCCGGCCGAAACGGAAGCGCCGCCGTTCGTCCGCACTCGCCTCACCTCGACGGACGCCGTACGAATCTGCGAGCGGCTCGAAAGCGTCGGCTTCGACGCGCTCGTCCCTGTGAATGCCTCGGTGTTCTGGGACATGAGCATCGTCCGCGGCGAGTTCCCGGCGCGGGCGTGGCGCGACGACAGATATCAGAAGGGCTACGCCGAAGCGTTCGGCGGCCAGGTGCGGGCGGCGCTCGTCGCCCTCGGCAACCGAGTGGAGTCGCTCGCGTACGACTTCGAACCGGTGTGGAACGCAGACCTCTGTCGGGCGGTCCGAGAGTGCGTCGACCTGCCGGTGCTCGCAGAGGGAGGGATTCGCGAGCGACGCGAGATGGACGAGATGCTCGGCCGTGACTGCGACATGGTCGGGATGGCGCGCCCCTTCTACGCCGAACCGGAGCTTCCGGCGCGGTTGCTGGGAGCCTCGGCGGAGACGCGCGTCGTCTGCGAGAATTGCAACAACTGCGCGGTGCCGCAGGCGACGGGCGAATCCGGGGTCTGCCGAACGCCGTCGGTGCTGCAGCGAGCAGGCGAGTTGCGAAGGGAGGGCGCGTACGAGCGGAGCGACCGCTCAGAGGCGGAGTAA
- a CDS encoding succinylglutamate desuccinylase/aspartoacylase family protein yields MNTVEPRTLEAPRPFRYGEDGVVAPGEKRHFKYEISETYHGDPVRIPVTIINGERAGPRVCLTAALHGDELNGVKVIQEVAARYDPEDICGTLVCLHVCNVPGFLAQQRYIPIYDQDLNRSFPGNERSNTAERMANAIYGTFVRHCDLGLDFHTSTRNRTTMYHVRADMATTEVARLAKSFGANVILSGEADGGSLRTVATNDGVPTITVEMGRAHRFQPELVDRALEGTESVLAEYGALPDTPVHWPGWRRVIDATTEKTWLRADRGGLVDMLYGSVPLVYEGDTICTITDHFKSYEERVVAPFTGLVVGVLQNPVAAPGHPLCHLVGVDDATLREIEREIENGEFTERPWA; encoded by the coding sequence GTGAATACGGTCGAACCACGCACTCTCGAAGCTCCGAGACCGTTTCGGTACGGCGAGGACGGGGTCGTCGCCCCGGGCGAGAAGCGCCACTTCAAGTACGAAATCAGCGAGACGTACCACGGCGACCCGGTACGAATCCCGGTCACGATTATCAACGGCGAGCGCGCCGGACCGCGAGTCTGCCTGACAGCGGCGCTACACGGCGACGAACTCAACGGCGTGAAAGTGATTCAGGAGGTCGCCGCCCGCTACGATCCCGAAGACATCTGCGGGACGCTCGTCTGTCTGCACGTCTGCAACGTCCCCGGCTTTCTAGCCCAGCAGCGCTATATCCCCATCTATGACCAGGACCTCAACCGTTCGTTCCCTGGGAATGAACGATCGAACACGGCCGAACGCATGGCCAACGCCATCTACGGCACGTTCGTCCGCCACTGCGACCTCGGGCTCGACTTCCACACCTCGACGCGGAACCGGACGACGATGTACCACGTCCGCGCCGACATGGCTACCACCGAGGTCGCCCGCCTCGCGAAATCGTTCGGGGCGAACGTCATCCTCTCCGGCGAGGCCGACGGCGGCTCGCTCCGAACGGTAGCGACGAACGACGGCGTCCCGACTATCACCGTCGAGATGGGGCGCGCCCACCGCTTCCAACCGGAACTCGTCGACCGCGCGCTGGAGGGGACCGAGAGCGTCCTCGCCGAGTACGGCGCTCTCCCGGACACGCCGGTCCACTGGCCGGGTTGGCGGCGCGTCATCGACGCGACGACCGAGAAGACGTGGCTCCGCGCCGACCGGGGCGGGCTCGTCGACATGCTATACGGCTCCGTCCCGCTGGTCTACGAGGGCGACACCATCTGCACCATCACCGACCACTTCAAATCCTACGAGGAGCGCGTTGTTGCCCCCTTCACCGGCCTCGTCGTCGGCGTGCTTCAGAACCCGGTCGCCGCGCCGGGGCATCCGCTCTGCCACCTCGTCGGCGTTGACGACGCGACGCTCCGGGAGATTGAGCGCGAGATCGAGAACGGCGAGTTCACCGAACGGCCGTGGGCCTGA
- a CDS encoding DUF4013 domain-containing protein: MISDSLNYLRESDDAVATVLVGGILLLLGFLLVPLFTVAGYLVRVLRGTAKGDDRPPAFDDRVEMTVEGLFASVVGFVYFVVPSLLVGLVGFLIVSVAFVVVPGEPSPAPDPLVGVALTLVSVVGSVGLWLVGLYAGPAAVANYATTGRFGAAFAGRSLWEAMTTRAYATAWLSAALVLLASGVLGGLLATTFVGGLLTTFVTFYALVAAAYLLGRSWGELRSNGRRQDPTPSERPAI, from the coding sequence ATGATTAGCGATTCGCTCAACTACCTCCGCGAAAGTGACGACGCCGTCGCGACGGTGCTCGTCGGCGGCATTCTCCTCCTGCTCGGGTTCCTGCTGGTTCCGCTGTTCACGGTCGCGGGCTACCTCGTTCGGGTGCTCCGCGGCACCGCGAAGGGCGACGACCGTCCGCCGGCGTTCGACGACCGGGTCGAGATGACCGTCGAAGGCCTGTTCGCCTCCGTCGTCGGCTTCGTCTACTTCGTCGTCCCCTCGCTACTCGTCGGCCTCGTGGGCTTCCTCATCGTCAGCGTGGCGTTCGTCGTCGTCCCCGGCGAGCCGAGTCCCGCCCCGGACCCGCTCGTCGGAGTCGCGTTGACGCTCGTCTCCGTAGTCGGGTCGGTCGGTCTCTGGCTCGTCGGTCTCTACGCCGGCCCGGCGGCCGTCGCCAACTACGCGACAACCGGCCGATTCGGCGCGGCGTTCGCGGGACGGTCGCTCTGGGAGGCCATGACGACCCGAGCGTACGCGACAGCGTGGCTCTCGGCGGCCCTGGTGCTGCTGGCCTCCGGCGTCCTCGGCGGACTGCTCGCGACCACCTTCGTCGGCGGCCTCCTCACAACGTTCGTCACGTTCTACGCGCTCGTCGCCGCTGCGTACCTCCTCGGGCGCTCGTGGGGAGAGTTGCGCTCGAACGGCCGTCGCCAGGACCCGACCCCGTCGGAACGGCCCGCTATCTGA
- a CDS encoding DUF6069 family protein: MTTQSVSSPAVAAPVERVPKNRFFRAGLLAIAMALASVVLLRLVAGFLFAVDPAFLPLQWTPIVATTVVAGVGATVAYALVDRFTDRPIRTFTALAATVLVLSLLPLSQFLSEVSTGIFVTLVGMHVLVAGVLVAVLTRRARRV, translated from the coding sequence GTGACAACACAATCAGTCTCTTCGCCTGCAGTCGCGGCGCCCGTCGAACGGGTACCGAAAAACCGATTCTTCCGCGCCGGTCTCCTCGCAATCGCGATGGCGCTGGCGTCGGTCGTCCTCCTCCGCCTCGTCGCGGGCTTCCTGTTCGCCGTCGACCCGGCGTTCCTGCCGTTGCAGTGGACGCCCATCGTCGCGACGACGGTCGTCGCCGGGGTCGGCGCGACGGTCGCCTACGCGCTCGTCGACCGATTCACCGACCGCCCGATTCGGACCTTCACGGCGCTCGCCGCGACGGTACTCGTACTGTCGCTGCTCCCACTCTCACAGTTCCTGAGCGAGGTTTCGACGGGTATCTTCGTGACGCTCGTCGGGATGCACGTACTCGTCGCGGGCGTACTCGTCGCGGTTCTGACGCGCCGCGCGCGTCGGGTCTAA
- a CDS encoding FAD-dependent oxidoreductase, with protein sequence MTETDTYDVAVLGGTPGGIAAGVRAARDGAETLLISYNCHLGGMMAGGLSYTDTLIQKPRAPILQEFVDAARDHYAENYGEDSEQYEFCEGGYIFEPHVAEDIFDRLVADESNLTLLRAYRLVSAERTGRTVRSLRIEPFDPETGERRDGDERRVEADVFVEATYEGDLAATVGVPYRIGRESRSEYDEQFAGRLFTGIRGDRFYPREAVGNEDDSAPADRRGPLDVAPEKRRGDLDITPHPAGLTEIFPGSTGEGDDAIQAYNYRLCLSRNPENRRRPEKPERYDRDEFLRELPEIEESGLRSYLLLRYLPNEKADMNSADLPGENHDYPEADWEERAEQARRHREYALGLLYFLQNDEAVPDEIREDAREWGLARDEFTETDNFPWQLYVREARRIEGRYTFTENDARHAPGLDRTPVHADSVAVAEYPLDSHACHEERRLGSQPEGFFYASQVTRPSQVPYRALLPKGVDNLVVPVPLSSTHVSYGTIRLEPTWLHIGESAGVAAAIAVETGDAPARLDPSHVQRRLVDSGVTLSFFNDVDAETDAAWAPAVQYLGTKGFFADYDARPTASLSESVAEVWASAAAELREEETVDASALAHRLPSAEASGSAESVTGDAFAARLSEALGDDVSLPDAVDGAAPLSRGDACLVVYRALAE encoded by the coding sequence ATGACTGAAACCGACACCTACGACGTCGCCGTTCTCGGCGGCACGCCCGGCGGCATCGCCGCCGGAGTCCGCGCCGCCAGAGACGGTGCTGAAACCCTCTTGATCAGCTACAACTGCCACCTCGGCGGGATGATGGCGGGCGGGTTGAGCTACACAGACACGCTGATACAGAAACCCCGCGCGCCCATCCTGCAGGAGTTCGTCGACGCCGCACGCGACCACTACGCCGAGAACTACGGCGAGGACTCCGAGCAGTACGAGTTCTGCGAAGGCGGCTACATCTTCGAACCGCACGTCGCCGAGGACATCTTCGACCGCCTCGTCGCCGACGAGTCGAACTTGACGCTCCTACGCGCCTATCGACTTGTTTCGGCGGAGCGGACGGGTCGAACCGTCCGGTCGCTCCGAATCGAACCGTTCGACCCCGAAACCGGCGAGCGACGCGACGGCGACGAGCGCCGCGTCGAAGCAGACGTGTTCGTCGAGGCAACGTACGAGGGCGACCTCGCAGCGACCGTCGGCGTCCCCTACCGGATCGGGCGCGAGTCCCGCAGCGAGTACGACGAGCAGTTCGCGGGACGGCTGTTCACGGGAATCCGCGGCGACCGCTTCTACCCCCGCGAGGCCGTCGGCAATGAGGACGACAGCGCGCCCGCCGACCGCCGCGGGCCGCTCGACGTCGCCCCCGAGAAGCGGCGCGGCGACCTCGACATCACCCCACATCCCGCGGGACTTACTGAAATATTCCCCGGCAGCACCGGCGAGGGGGACGACGCGATTCAGGCGTACAACTACCGCCTCTGTCTGAGCCGCAACCCGGAGAACCGCCGTCGCCCCGAGAAGCCGGAGCGCTACGACCGCGATGAGTTCCTCCGCGAACTCCCCGAAATAGAGGAGTCGGGGCTCCGCTCGTACCTACTGCTGCGCTACCTGCCGAACGAGAAGGCGGACATGAACTCGGCGGACCTCCCCGGCGAGAACCACGACTACCCTGAAGCCGACTGGGAGGAGCGCGCCGAGCAGGCGCGCAGACACCGCGAGTATGCGCTCGGACTGCTCTACTTCTTGCAGAACGACGAGGCGGTCCCCGACGAGATTCGGGAAGACGCCCGCGAGTGGGGGCTGGCGAGAGACGAGTTCACGGAGACAGACAATTTCCCGTGGCAACTGTACGTCCGCGAGGCGCGGCGCATCGAGGGACGCTACACGTTCACCGAGAACGACGCCCGCCACGCGCCCGGTCTCGACCGGACGCCAGTCCACGCCGACAGCGTCGCCGTCGCGGAGTACCCGCTCGACTCGCACGCCTGCCACGAGGAGCGACGGCTGGGAAGCCAACCGGAAGGATTCTTCTACGCCTCGCAGGTGACGCGGCCTTCGCAGGTGCCGTACCGCGCGCTGCTCCCGAAGGGCGTCGACAACCTCGTCGTTCCCGTGCCGCTGTCGTCGACGCACGTCTCCTACGGGACGATTCGGCTCGAACCGACGTGGCTGCACATCGGCGAGTCGGCGGGCGTCGCCGCCGCGATAGCCGTCGAAACGGGCGACGCGCCCGCGAGGCTCGACCCGTCGCACGTTCAACGACGACTCGTCGACTCCGGGGTCACTCTCTCCTTTTTCAACGACGTCGACGCGGAGACGGATGCGGCGTGGGCACCGGCCGTCCAGTATCTCGGGACGAAGGGCTTCTTCGCCGACTACGACGCCCGACCGACGGCGTCGCTATCGGAGTCCGTCGCCGAGGTGTGGGCGTCGGCCGCCGCCGAACTTCGAGAGGAGGAAACAGTCGACGCGTCGGCGCTCGCCCACCGACTCCCGTCGGCCGAGGCGAGCGGTTCCGCGGAGTCCGTCACCGGCGACGCGTTCGCCGCGCGCCTCTCGGAGGCGCTCGGTGACGACGTGTCGCTCCCGGACGCCGTCGACGGAGCGGCGCCGCTCTCGCGAGGCGACGCCTGCCTCGTCGTCTATCGGGCGCTCGCGGAGTAG
- a CDS encoding DoxX family protein codes for MSQTTQNTFESSIGGYTVTAEAHPLSAWFVLALRLMMGVAFAWAGVEKLVAPFDAGGYLTNVAAANGNPLAGLFAWMGSTAWFVEFVNVAVPWGELLIGLGLIFGVMTRLAAFFGALMMLMFYFGNWSIEHGIINGDFAYMLVFLAVAAFGAGRILGLDAYIEQYEVDGQPLIEKYPALDYVLG; via the coding sequence ATGAGCCAAACAACCCAAAACACGTTCGAAAGCAGCATCGGCGGATACACCGTAACGGCGGAGGCGCACCCGCTCAGCGCCTGGTTCGTCCTCGCGCTCCGTCTCATGATGGGCGTCGCGTTCGCGTGGGCGGGCGTCGAGAAACTCGTCGCTCCCTTCGACGCAGGCGGCTACCTCACGAACGTGGCCGCGGCGAACGGCAACCCGTTAGCGGGCCTGTTCGCGTGGATGGGGAGCACAGCGTGGTTCGTCGAGTTCGTCAACGTCGCCGTCCCGTGGGGTGAACTCCTCATCGGCCTCGGACTCATCTTCGGGGTTATGACCCGCCTCGCGGCGTTCTTCGGCGCGCTCATGATGCTCATGTTCTACTTCGGCAACTGGAGTATCGAACACGGTATCATCAACGGCGACTTCGCGTACATGCTCGTGTTCCTCGCTGTCGCTGCGTTCGGCGCGGGCCGCATCCTCGGCCTCGACGCCTACATCGAGCAATACGAAGTCGATGGCCAACCGCTCATCGAGAAGTACCCGGCGCTCGACTACGTCCTCGGCTGA
- a CDS encoding macro domain-containing protein, with protein MDFEVVRGDIAAQSADALVNAAGTSLRMGSGVAGALRRAAGEELNEEAMSKGPVELGEVAVTDAYELDADYLIHAAAMPHYGDGQATEQSIRDATRNTLEVANERGCESLVIPALGCGVAGFPLDFGSRLIFEEIWAFKPSSLRDVRFIAYSDEEYETVRRVAENVPEETE; from the coding sequence ATGGACTTCGAAGTCGTCCGAGGCGACATCGCCGCGCAGTCAGCGGACGCGCTCGTCAACGCAGCGGGTACGAGCCTCCGCATGGGGTCGGGCGTGGCGGGCGCGCTCCGGCGCGCAGCCGGAGAGGAACTCAACGAGGAGGCGATGTCGAAGGGACCGGTCGAACTGGGCGAAGTCGCCGTCACCGACGCGTACGAACTCGATGCCGACTACCTGATTCACGCGGCGGCGATGCCGCACTACGGAGATGGACAGGCGACCGAACAGAGCATCCGAGACGCGACGCGGAACACGCTCGAAGTGGCCAACGAACGCGGTTGCGAGTCACTCGTGATTCCGGCGCTCGGGTGCGGCGTGGCGGGCTTTCCGCTCGACTTCGGTTCGAGACTGATTTTCGAGGAGATTTGGGCGTTCAAGCCGTCGTCGCTGCGCGACGTTCGGTTCATCGCCTACAGCGACGAGGAGTACGAGACGGTCCGCCGCGTCGCCGAAAACGTCCCGGAGGAAACGGAGTGA